Proteins encoded together in one Mobula birostris isolate sMobBir1 chromosome 7, sMobBir1.hap1, whole genome shotgun sequence window:
- the LOC140200909 gene encoding protocadherin gamma-C5-like, whose translation MEWAWRLSCTVIASIFIVCTPARILGQLIYSIPEEMGEGTIIGNIAQDLGLDALQLSARKFRLSSANGERYMKVSSDNGLLSIREKIDRERICGQADMCTIPLEIILENPFEVYRGKVEILDINDNSPIFRDKNIALQISEAIAPGVRFRLKSADDADTGMNTIANYTISSSDYFSLKTRRTEEGIIIAELLLEKPLDRELQSSFQLVLTAEDGGKPPRTETAQILITVLDINDNPPVFEHDVYRASIIENAPQGEVVIQVKATDLDEGLNAEVTYSFSDVTSLRKNRDLFSLNGNTGEIRVEGLLDYEESSSYSIDIQAVDHGSPAITGHSKVLIKVIDMNDNAPEIKMTSATKQVPENASPGTLITLIDVIDRDSGKNGQVRCEVRQKVPFLLQTSSNHYKLITSETLDRETLSEYKIFVSAWDLGSPSLATNKTIHIVITDINDNAPSFAEQPYNVYVTENCSPGVSVFTVTASDPDLEQNSYVSYSILDNYIQNLPLSTYLSINSMNGTVYALRSFDYEELKSFQFHVQARDAGVPPLSSSATVNVIILDQNDNAPVIVSPSEHGESSAVETLPQSAAQGYLVTKIIATDADSGQNGRLFYQMRKATDTSLFIIGQTSGEIRTARQILQQDPTTQTLVILVKDNGQPNLSSTVTLHITILRNSTETLTESSNLLKKPEYISDLNLYLLVIFSCTSIIFLLIIILLIAIKCKQDRNMNQEYTSPSYCYTRGDMQDTFNQKSAMEETLRYSGTDQVVRVPGLPQYSVCLSPESAKSDFVFLKPCRPPTSQTQP comes from the coding sequence ATGGAGTGGGCTTGGAGGTTAAGCTGCACTGTAATTGCGTCCATCTTTATCGTGTGTACCCCGGCTCGGATTTTAGGACAACTTATTTATTCTATTCCTGAGGAAATGGGCGAAGGGACAATCATTGGGAATATTGCTCAAGATTTGGGATTGGATGCACTGCAATTGTCAGCTCGCAAATTTCGGCTCAGCTCTGCTAACGGAGAACGGTACATGAAGGTTAGTTCGGATAATGGGCTTCTATCTATTCGTGAAAAAATCGATAGGGAACGTATTTGTGGGCAAGCAGATATGTGTACGATACCTTTGGAAATAATACTGGAAAATCCGTTTGAGGTGTATCGTGGGAAAGTGGAGATTCTTGATATAAATGATAACTCTCCTATATTCCGGGACAAAAACATTGCCTTGCAAATTTCTGAAGCTATTGCGCCTGGCGTACGTTTTCGACTCAAGAGTGCGGATGATGCTGATACTGGTATGAATACTATCGCGAATTACACAATCAGTTCGAGTGATTACTTCAGTCTGAAAACACGGAGAACCGAGGAGGGTATTATAATTGCTGAGTTGCTGTTAGAGAAACCTTTGGATCGAGAGCTACAATCATCCTTTCAACTGGTGCTTACTGCTGAGGATGGTGGGAAACCCCCGAGAACCGAAACAGCTCAGATCCTCATTACTGTACTGGACATTAATGATAATCCTCCTGTATTCGAGCATGATGTTTACAGGGCAAGCATTATTGAAAACGCACCGCAAGGAGAGGTAGTGATACAAGTTAAAGCAACTGATTTGGACGaagggctgaatgcagaggtaACATATTCTTTCAGTGATGTTACTTCCTTGCGAAAAAATCGGGATTTGTTCAGCTTGAACGGAAATACTGGAGAGATTCGAGTGGAAGGACTGCTAGATTATGAAGAATCtagtagttattcaattgataTTCAAGCTGTTGATCACGGTTCACCTGCGATTACGGGACACTCGAAAGTGCTAATCAAGGTCATTGACATGAATGACAACGCACCCGAAATAAAAATGACGTCAGCCACCAAGCAAGTCCCAGAAAATGCTTCGCCGGGAACATTAATCACCTTGATCGATGTTATCGATCGAGATTCTGGGAAGAACGGTCAAGTGCGCTGCGAAGTACGTCAGAAGGTCCCCTTTCTACTGCAAACATCATCTAATCATTACAAATTAATTACAAGTGAAACGCTGGACCGTGAAACGTTATCAGAGTACAAAATATTCGTTTCAGCTTGGGATTTAGGGTCCCCATCACTTGCAACAAATAAAACCATCCATATTGTAATTACTGATATCAATGATAACGCCCCAAGCTTTGCTGAACAACCCTACAACGTATATGTGACTGAAAATTGCTCTCCTGGCGTCTCTGTCTTTACAGTAACAGCGTCAGATCCCGATCTAGAACAGAATTCCTATGTTTCTTATTCCATTCTGGACAATTACATTCAAAACTTACCACTGTCTACTTACCTGAGCATTAACTCTATGAACGGCACCGTTTACGCTTTGCGATCCTTTGACTATGAGGAACTGAAAAGTTTTCAGTTCCATGTTCAGGCCCGTGACGCTGGAGTACCACCGTTGAGCAGCAGCGCTACTGTGAATGTCATCATCCTGGATCAAAATGACAACGCACCAGTGATTGTTTCACCTTCAGAGCATGGTGAGTCATCAGCCGTGGAAACCCTGCCCCAGTCAGCGGCTCAGGGGTACTTGGTAACAAAGATAATAGCCACTGATGCAGATTCTGGTCAAAACGGGCGGCTATTTTACCAAATGAGGAAAGCTACTGATACAAGTTTGTTTATCATTGGTCAAACGTCTGGCGAAATCAGAACAGCGCGCCAAATCTTGCAGCAAGATCCCACGACACAAACTTTGGTAATCTTGGTGAAAGACAACGGGCAGCCAAACCTATCTAGCACAGTTACCCTTCACATCACAATTTTGCGGAATAGCACCGAAACTCTCACCGAAAGCAGTAATTTATTGAAGAAGCCTGAATATATATCTGATCTAAATCTTTATTTATTGGTTATTTTCAGTTGCACCTCCATTATCTTTCTTTTGATTATCATTCTGTTGATCGCAATCAAGTGTAAACAGGACAGAAATATgaaccaagagtatacatctcccAGTTATTGTTACACACGTGGAGATATGCAGGACACGTTTAATCAAAAAAGTGCAATGGAGGAAACTTTACGCTATTCTGGTACAGACCAGGTAGTCCGTGTGCCAGGTCTTCCACAGTACTCGGTTTGTCTGTCTCCAGAATCAGCGAAAAGCGACTTCGTTTTTTTGAAGCCATGCCGCCCTCCCACCTCTCAGACTCAACCCTAG
- the LOC140201004 gene encoding protocadherin gamma-C5-like: MACVSRLSFTAIASIFIVCALDRISGQISYSVPEEMKEGSFVGNIAQDLGLSALQLSARKFQLSPDDGGRYMKVSFDNGVLSIFERIDRERICGQTDICTIPFEIMLENPLEVLHGELVILDVNDNSPTFRESRIEFQISEAISPGVRFRLESAEDPDIGINNVVDYAISSSEYFSLKSRRTDEGIVIAELLLEKSLDRELRSSFQLVLTATDGGIPQRSGTAQILINVVDINDNPPVFEKDVYKFSISENAPKSSLLMKVKANDLDEGLNADLTYSFSGLTLQRVHGVFSLVPETGEIVIEGHLDFEESNSYSLDIQAVDHGSPAITGHTKVLIKVIDVNDNAPEIKVKSLTNQIPENAPPGTFITLINVIDRDSGQNGQVNCEIPRDLPFMLQVSSTNYKLIVSEKLDRETVSEYTINVSAWDFGSPSLSTNKTIYITVTDINDNAPRFAELAYNVYVAENNAPGASIFTVTASDTDLEQNSYVSYSILDNHIQNLPVSTYININYMNGTIYALRSFDYEELKSFKIHVQARDAGVPPLSSRATVHVIILDQNDNAPVIVSPSEQSGSAALEILPQSAGQGYLVTNIMATDVDSGQNARLFYHMVKATDPSLFIIGQTSGEIRTQRKIVQADLTTQTLVILVKDNGQPSLSSTVTIHITILQNTSETLTKNSNLVNNPEYLSDINLYLLVIFSCTSIVFLLIIIVLIGIKCKQDRNKPQEYTSPSYCYERENMQDTFNRRSALEETLRYPGTDQVGRVPGLPQYSVCLSPESAKSDFLFLKPCGPAIFQAQS, encoded by the coding sequence ATGGCGTGCGTATCGAGGTTAAGCTTCACTGCAATTGCTTCCATTTTCATCGTGTGTGCTCTGGATCGAATTTCAGGGCAAATTAGTTATTCTGTTCCTGAAGAAATGAAAGAAGGGTCATTTGTTGGGAATATCGCTCAGGATTTGGGATTAAGTGCACTGCAATTGTCAGCTCGCAAATTTCAGCTGAGCCCTGATGACGGAGGGCGGTACATGAAGGTTAGTTTCGATAATGGGGTTTTGTCTATTTTTGAAAGGATCGACCGGGAACGTATTTGTGGGCAGACGGATATATGTACTATCCCATTCGAAATAATGTTAGAAAATCCCCTGGAAGTGCTTCACGGGGAACTGGTGATTCTTGATGTGAATGACAACTCACCCACTTTCCGGGAGAGCCGTATTGAATTCCAGATATCTGAAGCCATTTCACCTGGAGTACGATTCCGTCTCGAGAGCGCGGAAGACCCCGACATTGGAATAAATAATGTTGTCGACTACGCAATCAGTTCGAGTGAGTACTTCAGTCTAAAATCACGGAGAACCGATGAGGGTATTGTAATAGCAGAGTTGCTGTTAGAGAAATCTTTGGATAGAGAATTACGGTCATCTTTTCAGCTGGTGCTTACGGCTACGGATGGCGGAATCCCTCAGAGATCGGGAACAGCCCAGATTCTCATTAATGTAGTCGATATCAATGATAATCCACCTGTATTCGAGAAAGATGTTTACAAATTCAGTATAAGTGAAAACGCACCGAAAAGCAGCTTGCTGATGAAAGTTAAAGCAAATGATTTGGACGAAGGGCTGAATGCTGATTTGACATATTCCTTCAGTGGACTTACTTTACAAAGGGTGCATGGTGTATTCAGTTTGGTCCCAGAAACTGGAGAGATTGTAATTGAGGGGCATTTAGATTTTGAAGAATCAAACAGTTATTCACTAGATATTCAAGCTGTTGATCACGGGTCTCCTGCGATTACAGGACACACCAAAGTGTTGATTAAAGTCATTGATGTTAATGACAACGCACCCGAGATAAAAGTGAAATCACTCACGAACCAAATTCCGGAAAATGCCCCGCCAGGAACTTTCATAACACTAATCAATGTTATCGATCGTGACTCTGGACAGAATGGTCAAGTTAACTGTGAGATACCAAGGGACCTCCCTTTCATGCTGCAAGTATCATCCACTAATTATAAGTTAATTGTAAGTGAAAAGTTGGACCGTGAAACGGTGTCGGAGTATACAATAAACGTTTCAGCCTGGGATTTTGGGTCACCTTCCCTGTCAACAAATAAAACGATCTATATTACAGTAACTGATATAAATGATAATGCCCCACGCTTTGCTGAACTTGCTTACAACGTATATGTGGCCGAAAATAATGCTCCTGGCGCTTCTATTTTCACAGTGACAGCGTCCGATACTGATCTGGAGCAGAATTCATATGTATCTTACTCCATACTGGACAATCATATCCAAAACTTGCCAGTGTCAACATACATCAACATTAACTACATGAACGGCACCATTTACGCCTTGCGCTCTTTTGACTATGAGGAACTAAAAAGTTTTAAGATCCATGTGCAAGCCCGTGACGCTGGAGTGCCCCCACTAAGCAGCAGGGCTACGGTGCATGTGATCATCCTGGATCAAAATGACAACGCTCCGGTAATCGTTTCACCCTCAGAACAGAGTGGATCAGCAGCCTTGGAAATTCTGCCCCAATCAGCAGGTCAGGGGTACTTGGTCACCAATATAATGGCCACTGATGTAGACTCTGGTCAGAACGCGCGTCTCTTTTACCATATGGTGAAAGCTACTGATCCCAGTTTATTTATCATAGGTCAGACGTCTGGTGAAATCAGAACACAACGCAAAATCGTGCAGGCTGATCTCACCACACAAACTTTGGTTATCTTGGTGAAAGATAATGGGCAGCCAAGCCTATCCAGCACGGTTACTATTCACATTACAATTTTGCAGAATACATCCGAAACTCTCACCAAAAACAGTAATTTAGTGAATAATCCCGAATACTTATCTGACATTAATCTTTATTTATTGGTTATTTTCAGTTGCACTTCTATTGTCTTTCTTCTGATTATCATCGTGCTCATTGGGATCAAGTGTAAACAGGACAGAAATAAACCCCAAGAGTATACTTCGCCCAGTTATTGTTACGAACGTGAAAATATGCAGGACACATTTAATAGAAGATCTGCATTGGAGGAAACGTTACGTTATCCTGGCACTGACCAGGTAGGACGTGTCCCAGGGCTGCCACAGTACTCGGTTTGTCTGTCTCCAGAATCAGCGAAAAGCGACTTCCTTTTCTTGAAGCCGTGCGGCCCCGCCATCTTTCAGGCGCAATCCTAA